One window of Candidatus Kaelpia aquatica genomic DNA carries:
- a CDS encoding GTP-binding protein produces the protein MAKEKFERTKPHVNIGTIGHVDHGKTTLTSAITSTLA, from the coding sequence ATGGCTAAAGAAAAGTTTGAACGAACTAAGCCGCATGTAAATATTGGAACAATAGGTCACGTTGATCACGGTAAGACAACGTTGACATCAGCTATAACATCTACGCTTGCTA